The Ignavibacteria bacterium genomic sequence CACAAGGGCATCATACCTTGTTCCGTATGGATTAATGGCGAAGACATAACCGGTTCTTTGGTCAAGATGCGTGTCAAAGACAAAAATAACCCTGTCTTCGTCCGATAGATAAGCGTCACGGGTCTTAGAAATGGAAATTATTTTATCAGGTTCAGGGTCAAAACATTGAATTCCCAGGTATATATTTTTACCGTCTGAAGCAACTTTTACTACTGTGTTAAACTCAGCTTGCCTTCCTTCAACAGGGTCTACCATAGTAAGGCCGGAAATTGAATCAGCTTTAGGCCAGAACGCCTCATTTAATATTCCGTCCAGTTTGATATTTTCATTTTCAGATAAATTATAAACCTTAAGGCTTTGTGAATAACAGACAGAAGCCAGAAGAGCTAACAGGACAATTACTCTCATAATTTTTGGGGCCTTAAAAACTTTCAGAATCTATACGAGTTAAAAATGGAGTTAAAAATATATACAAACAATTGCTTCCAGGCAATAATCCAAATGCCCTAAAACTCATTTGATGCAAAAACAAGGTACCCCCTCCTTTCGGTTGTAGTAATTAGGGAAATAATTGTTACTATATGTAATAGGTATTACAACTGAGGCGTTATGAAATGGCTTTTTCTGGTGCACGAACTTCAGGGACTTAAGTCCAGTGCCCGGGTAAGAATATGGCGGAACACGAAAAAGGTTGGGGCCATACTTTACAGGGATTCAGCATATGTTCTCCCCTACAGCAAGGAGAATATGGAAAGCTTTCAGTGGATTTTAAGTGAAATTAAAGCCGTAAAAGGCCATGGGGCAATCTTCATTTCTCAGTCAGCTGACGGAAAAGAAGATGATGAACTTAAAAATATTTTCCTTAAAACAGCTGGTGCAGAATATGAAAAGCTGCGGGAAAGAAGGGATAATCTTCAGATGAGATTTGAACAGCTAAAGAAATCTTCAAGTTTAAGTGATAAGCTCCTTAAGGATTTGCAGAAAGAACTTGGACAGCTAACATATCAGTTCCAAGAAACTTCTGAGACAGATTATTTTCATTCACCAATGGCACAGGAAGTAAAGCATAAACTTTCTATTTTGAATAAAGGTCTTTTATCAAATATTCCAACTGATTCTGCAGATAAACTGCTTGTTAAGCATAACCCAAAAGACTTTCAGAAGAAAAAGTGGGCGACCAGAAAAAATATTCATATAGACAGGCTATGTTCTGCCTGGCTTATTAAAAGGTTCATCGATAAAGCTGCACAGTTTGAATTTGCACCTGAAAATTCACTTCCAAAAGATGCGCTTCTTTTTGATGTTTTCGGCTCTGAATTCGGGCACAGAGGTGAAGACTGCACGTTTGAAACTTTGCTGAAAATATTTCAGATAAGGGATAAGGCATTACTGAATATTTCTGAAATAGTTCATGACATCGATCTTAAGGATAAAAAATTTAACCGTCCTGAGGCAAAGGGAATTGATATTATTGTAAGGTCACTATCTAAATATTTTAACAATGACAATAAAGTTTGTGAAATTGGCTTTTTACTCTTAGACGGGCTCTATTATTATTTTAAGACTTCAAGGAACATACAGGTAAATTTGAAGGCATTTGATGAGGTGGCAAAATGATTCTGAAAATAGTGAATATTCTTCTGTTTATTGCGGGGTGCATATTTGTCTTGATTGGAGTTTTTTCAAACACAGAGGGTGTGCATCTTCTTGGCGGTTTTTGTTTTTTCTTAATATTTGCCTTTACGGATCTTTTCGCAGACAAAGGATAAAAAAGATTAATTAGAGGAGGATAAAATAATGAGAAATATAAATGTATTCCGGCTGGCATTGTCAGTTATATTCCTGACATTTTTTACGGCTGACGGCTTTTCCCAGACAAAGGGATGGGAAGATGTGGAGAAGATAATCGGCAAGACCGGGAAACTCCAGGGGGATGTTTTCAAAATCACTTTCCCAAGGAGTGACCTTAATGTAAAAGTTGCCGGGGTGAAAATTGAACCTGCTCTTGCACTTACGGGCTGGATTGCCTTTAAGAAGATGGGCAGCAACGCTATGCTGATGGGTGACATGGTATTGCTCGAGACAGAAGTTGAGCCAGCAATGAAAAAAGCAGTTGAGAATGGCTTAGAAATAACTGCACTTCATAACCATGTTCTGAAAGAAACCCCACAGGTTATATATATGCATGTGGGCGGCATGGGAAGCCCCACAGAGCTTGCACAGAAAATAAAATCCGTCATAAGCCAGACAAAAATTCCCCTTACACAGCCAAAGCAAAATCAGACTGTGCAAAGTAAAACTGACTGGTCCAAAGTGCAGTCAATTTTAGGAACAAAGGGACAGATGGCAGGTGACATACTTCAGATTTCAGTACCAAGGGAAGACAAGGTTACAGAAAACGGGGATGAAATCCCGACATCGATGGGGATGGCTACATCATTATATTTCCAGAAAGTTAAGGACAAGGCTGTTACAACAGGAGACTTTGTACTTATTGGTGAAGAGGTTAATCCTGTAATAAAGGCCCTTGTACAGCATAACATAGCAGTCACAGCAGTGCATAACCATATGCTGAGTGATAATCCAAGGATTTTCTTTCTGCATTTCTGGGGTAACGACACTCCTGAAAACCTGGCAAAAGGCCTGAAAGATGCCATTTTCAAGACAAAATCAAAGACTGAGACCACAAGCAGTAAATGATAAGTTATTTATGAAAGCCGGTGTATGAAGGTACCCATTGAATATTCTCTTAAAGGACTGCTACTATATTTTCTTAAGCTTGGAACTATCGGTTTTGGCGGACCGGTAGCTCTAGTCGGATATATGGAACAGGATCTGATGGAAAAGCTGGGATGGATAACCAAGGAGGAATACTTAAGAGGACTTACGCTTGCCCAGCTTGCACCGGGCCCATTA encodes the following:
- a CDS encoding chromate resistance protein; protein product: MKWLFLVHELQGLKSSARVRIWRNTKKVGAILYRDSAYVLPYSKENMESFQWILSEIKAVKGHGAIFISQSADGKEDDELKNIFLKTAGAEYEKLRERRDNLQMRFEQLKKSSSLSDKLLKDLQKELGQLTYQFQETSETDYFHSPMAQEVKHKLSILNKGLLSNIPTDSADKLLVKHNPKDFQKKKWATRKNIHIDRLCSAWLIKRFIDKAAQFEFAPENSLPKDALLFDVFGSEFGHRGEDCTFETLLKIFQIRDKALLNISEIVHDIDLKDKKFNRPEAKGIDIIVRSLSKYFNNDNKVCEIGFLLLDGLYYYFKTSRNIQVNLKAFDEVAK
- a CDS encoding DUF1259 domain-containing protein, whose protein sequence is MRNINVFRLALSVIFLTFFTADGFSQTKGWEDVEKIIGKTGKLQGDVFKITFPRSDLNVKVAGVKIEPALALTGWIAFKKMGSNAMLMGDMVLLETEVEPAMKKAVENGLEITALHNHVLKETPQVIYMHVGGMGSPTELAQKIKSVISQTKIPLTQPKQNQTVQSKTDWSKVQSILGTKGQMAGDILQISVPREDKVTENGDEIPTSMGMATSLYFQKVKDKAVTTGDFVLIGEEVNPVIKALVQHNIAVTAVHNHMLSDNPRIFFLHFWGNDTPENLAKGLKDAIFKTKSKTETTSSK